One genomic segment of Culturomica massiliensis includes these proteins:
- a CDS encoding acyl-CoA carboxylase subunit beta — protein sequence MSLKRNILDLRKRKEIVLQGGGEEAIKKQNAMGKLTARERIQGIVDAGSFHEYDMFVEHQSKDFDMDKKVLHGDGVVIGTGTVYGEPVAIYAQDFTVAGGSLGLMHARKITKIMDHALKMRMPLIGINDSGGARIQEGVDSLAGYGEIFFRNTMASGVIPQLSVILGPCAGGAVYSPALTDFVFVVDNISKMFITGPEVVKTVLGEVVSMEDLGGARVHAAISGNAHFFAMTEQECFEQIKRLLTFISWNNQRKAKAFPAKPPKPEYKINNILPADPTQPYDVRDIIMAIADDSDFMEVQQDFAQNIVIGFGRIDGETVGFVANQPLVLAGVLDCDSADKAGRFIRFCDAFNIPIVTFEDMPGYLPGVEQEHMGVIRHGAKVLYAYSEATVPKITVILRKAYGGGYIAMNSRHLKADFMFAWPTAEIAVMGPEGAANIIFKKEIKESDHPNETRKQKVAEYREKFANPYVAASKGYIDSVIEPEETRMLLKHSIEVSSNKTVMVPQKKHGIPPF from the coding sequence ATGTCACTTAAAAGGAATATTCTCGATTTAAGGAAGAGAAAAGAAATTGTTCTCCAGGGTGGTGGTGAAGAGGCGATCAAGAAACAGAATGCCATGGGGAAATTGACAGCCCGGGAAAGAATTCAGGGTATTGTTGATGCAGGTTCTTTTCATGAATACGATATGTTCGTAGAGCACCAATCCAAGGATTTCGACATGGACAAAAAAGTGCTGCACGGAGACGGTGTAGTAATAGGTACCGGTACCGTTTACGGAGAGCCGGTTGCTATCTATGCACAGGACTTCACCGTAGCCGGAGGTTCATTGGGATTGATGCATGCCCGGAAAATCACCAAAATCATGGATCATGCCCTCAAAATGCGGATGCCGCTTATCGGTATCAACGATTCCGGTGGTGCACGTATTCAGGAAGGTGTAGACTCTTTAGCCGGTTATGGCGAGATATTTTTCAGAAACACAATGGCTTCTGGAGTTATTCCCCAGTTATCTGTTATCCTCGGTCCTTGTGCCGGTGGTGCCGTATATTCTCCTGCATTAACGGACTTTGTCTTCGTGGTAGATAATATTTCCAAAATGTTCATTACCGGTCCGGAAGTTGTAAAAACCGTATTGGGAGAAGTTGTTTCCATGGAAGACCTCGGGGGAGCACGGGTACATGCAGCTATCAGCGGTAATGCCCATTTCTTTGCCATGACGGAGCAGGAATGTTTCGAACAAATCAAACGCCTGCTTACCTTTATTTCATGGAACAACCAGCGTAAAGCCAAAGCTTTCCCGGCAAAACCGCCAAAACCGGAATACAAAATCAACAACATACTTCCCGCCGACCCGACACAACCGTACGATGTACGCGATATCATCATGGCTATAGCCGACGATTCGGATTTTATGGAAGTACAACAGGACTTTGCCCAGAATATCGTGATCGGTTTCGGACGCATTGACGGAGAAACCGTCGGTTTTGTAGCCAATCAACCTTTGGTACTGGCCGGAGTACTCGATTGTGACTCCGCAGATAAAGCCGGACGCTTTATCCGTTTCTGTGATGCATTCAATATCCCGATTGTGACTTTCGAAGATATGCCGGGCTATCTGCCGGGTGTAGAACAGGAACACATGGGTGTAATCCGTCACGGGGCCAAAGTATTATATGCATATAGCGAAGCTACAGTTCCCAAGATCACTGTCATTTTGCGTAAAGCATACGGCGGAGGTTATATCGCCATGAACTCCCGTCACCTGAAAGCAGACTTTATGTTTGCATGGCCGACGGCTGAAATTGCCGTTATGGGACCTGAAGGTGCTGCCAATATCATTTTCAAAAAAGAAATCAAAGAATCCGATCATCCGAACGAAACACGTAAGCAAAAAGTGGCCGAATACCGTGAAAAATTCGCAAACCCTTATGTAGCTGCTTCTAAAGGATATATTGATTCTGTAATCGAACCGGAAGAAACACGTATGTTACTCAAGCATTCCATCGAAGTTTCCAGTAACAAAACCGTCATGGTTCCGCAGAAAAAACATGGTATCCCACCATTTTAG
- a CDS encoding ABC transporter permease, translating to MNKTFIIISREFSTRVRKKTFLLVTVFVPILFILFYAFLMWMMLKDDTQERRIAVVNASSLENPLETINNTKFEYTDQNVTEANAADFLNKENYYAVMWIPTNVMDSAEIPIYSFSQITMDLKGEISSQLRRKIENIKKSVVIAESQIPDLEEKLAATRTPVTVRTLMVTESGEAKESSSEIASIVGLAGGFIIYIFIFMYAAQVMKGVIEEKNNRIIEVLVSSVKPFQFLLGKIIGVASVGLVQFLIWIILGGAAMIALQAIFLPDIDMEALRNSSNIAMMSQTSGVNPEQLQIIQNVVKTIEPGFILSFLGAFIFYFIGGYLLYASLFAAIGAAVDNETDSQQFMTPLSIILIAAVYIGFAAMKSPESPLVFWSSMIPFTSPIVMLVRIPFGVPAWEIITSIVTLIAAFIFFTWLSGKIYRIGILMYGKKVTWKELYKWLKY from the coding sequence ATGAATAAAACATTTATCATCATAAGCCGGGAATTCTCGACCAGAGTACGGAAAAAAACCTTCCTGCTCGTCACGGTATTCGTACCGATACTGTTCATCCTATTCTATGCTTTCCTCATGTGGATGATGCTGAAAGACGACACCCAGGAAAGAAGAATCGCAGTTGTTAACGCTTCTTCCTTAGAAAATCCGTTAGAAACCATCAATAACACAAAATTTGAATATACGGATCAAAATGTCACTGAAGCCAATGCCGCAGACTTTTTAAATAAAGAAAATTACTACGCCGTGATGTGGATTCCGACTAATGTGATGGACAGTGCCGAAATTCCGATTTATTCCTTTTCCCAAATTACAATGGATTTAAAAGGAGAAATATCATCACAACTAAGGCGTAAAATTGAAAATATCAAAAAAAGTGTCGTTATTGCCGAATCACAAATACCCGATCTCGAAGAAAAACTGGCAGCTACCCGCACACCGGTTACCGTACGTACATTAATGGTTACAGAATCCGGAGAAGCAAAGGAAAGTTCGTCAGAAATAGCTTCAATTGTCGGATTGGCGGGGGGCTTTATCATCTATATCTTTATCTTTATGTATGCAGCCCAGGTCATGAAAGGAGTTATCGAAGAAAAAAATAACCGGATCATCGAAGTATTGGTATCTTCTGTAAAACCTTTCCAGTTTTTACTCGGTAAAATCATCGGCGTTGCCTCCGTCGGTCTCGTACAATTTCTGATCTGGATCATTCTGGGAGGTGCTGCAATGATCGCACTGCAAGCCATATTCCTTCCGGACATCGACATGGAAGCCTTACGTAATTCATCCAATATTGCTATGATGAGCCAAACCAGCGGTGTAAATCCGGAACAACTTCAGATCATCCAGAATGTAGTCAAAACAATCGAACCCGGTTTCATTCTTTCATTCCTGGGTGCTTTTATTTTCTACTTCATCGGAGGTTACCTTTTATATGCCTCTCTATTCGCAGCCATAGGCGCAGCCGTAGACAACGAAACCGATTCCCAGCAATTCATGACACCACTGTCTATTATCCTGATTGCTGCCGTATATATCGGATTTGCTGCTATGAAAAGCCCCGAATCGCCCCTGGTATTCTGGAGCTCGATGATCCCCTTCACCTCGCCTATCGTTATGCTGGTACGCATACCGTTCGGAGTTCCGGCATGGGAAATCATCACTTCCATTGTCACTCTCATCGCCGCTTTCATCTTCTTTACCTGGTTATCCGGAAAGATTTACCGCATCGGTATATTGATGTACGGTAAAAAAGTCACCTGGAAGGAATTATACAAGTGGCTAAAATATTAA
- a CDS encoding ABC transporter permease: MFDVWREIFSTIKKNKLRTFLTGFSMAWGIFMLILLLGAGNGLKNGVSSNFGNSAKNTVSLWPGKTSMPYQGLQKGRRIKFDANDEFFLKREFPNISYYSPSISRWNTVISYGKEYGTNSLRGITPDYAVIENVEIKAGKGRFINESDIKEARKVIVIHQKTADGLFREVPPLGKYVIVDKVAYQVIGIYEDDNMNQLPDVFIPLTTALRIYNPEDGFGQISFMVEDLVTQEANDEFDQNMRANMAVRHAFDVSDRRAMWVWNKLKNYMQTMGIFNGINLFVWVIGIGTLIAGVVGVSNIMLITVKERTKEFGIRKSLGATPFSILKLILLEALLITSFFGYIGMIAGVGLTELINSAISSGGNNDMSVFKNPTVDISVVIAATMVLIISGLLAGYFPAKKAVSIKPIEALRYE, translated from the coding sequence ATGTTCGATGTCTGGCGTGAAATATTCAGTACGATAAAAAAGAATAAGCTACGGACTTTTCTGACAGGTTTCTCTATGGCCTGGGGTATTTTTATGCTGATCCTTTTACTCGGAGCAGGCAACGGTTTGAAAAACGGCGTCTCCTCCAATTTTGGAAATTCAGCCAAAAATACGGTCAGTTTGTGGCCGGGCAAAACGAGTATGCCGTACCAGGGACTACAAAAAGGACGCCGCATTAAATTCGATGCCAACGACGAATTTTTCCTGAAACGGGAATTTCCCAACATTTCATATTATTCTCCCAGCATCAGCCGCTGGAATACAGTCATTTCTTACGGGAAAGAATACGGGACAAACTCATTACGCGGAATAACTCCGGATTATGCTGTTATCGAAAACGTAGAAATAAAAGCAGGAAAAGGACGTTTTATCAACGAGTCCGACATAAAAGAGGCGCGGAAAGTAATTGTCATCCACCAGAAAACAGCCGACGGGTTATTCCGGGAAGTACCTCCTTTGGGAAAATATGTCATAGTAGATAAAGTAGCATATCAGGTCATCGGTATTTACGAAGACGACAATATGAACCAATTGCCGGATGTATTCATTCCACTGACAACGGCTCTGCGCATCTATAATCCGGAAGACGGATTCGGCCAAATTTCCTTTATGGTTGAAGACCTGGTTACCCAGGAAGCCAATGATGAATTCGATCAGAATATGCGGGCCAATATGGCGGTGCGGCATGCTTTCGATGTAAGCGACCGCAGAGCCATGTGGGTATGGAATAAATTGAAAAATTATATGCAAACCATGGGAATATTCAACGGTATCAACTTATTTGTCTGGGTGATCGGAATCGGGACATTGATAGCCGGTGTAGTCGGTGTAAGTAATATTATGCTGATTACGGTGAAAGAGAGAACCAAGGAATTCGGCATCCGGAAATCATTGGGAGCAACTCCTTTTTCCATTTTAAAATTAATCTTACTGGAAGCCTTGTTAATCACCAGCTTTTTCGGATACATCGGAATGATAGCCGGTGTCGGGCTGACAGAATTGATCAACAGCGCAATAAGTAGTGGCGGTAACAATGATATGAGTGTATTTAAAAATCCGACAGTCGACATATCGGTGGTCATAGCAGCGACAATGGTATTGATTATATCCGGGCTTTTAGCCGGATACTTCCCTGCCAAAAAAGCGGTCAGTATTAAACCCATAGAAGCCTTACGTTATGAATAA
- a CDS encoding ABC transporter ATP-binding protein: MSFFVAKNIVKNYANHKALDDVSIDIPKGAVYGLLGPNGAGKTSLIRIITQITGPDSGELFFDGKPLVPADMNRIGYLPEERGLYKKMKVGEQAVYLARLKGLNRNEAIKQLKSWFEKFEIEEWWDKKVEELSKGMAQKVQFITTVLHKPEMLIFDEPFSGFDPINVELLKREILELRKEGTTIIFSTHNMASVEEICSHIALINKSKKIIEGPINEIREKYANDTYELSCKYNPDFQPEQFTGEEFEILSQKTEGNRQDIILQRIKPCEANTLLARILPHTDIISYQKIIPGMNDIFIKLVKGQ; this comes from the coding sequence ATGAGTTTTTTTGTTGCAAAAAACATCGTAAAAAATTACGCCAACCACAAGGCATTGGATGACGTATCCATAGATATTCCCAAAGGTGCTGTCTATGGATTGCTCGGCCCCAACGGAGCCGGAAAAACTTCTTTGATCCGGATCATTACCCAGATCACAGGCCCCGACTCCGGAGAACTTTTTTTCGACGGTAAACCGTTAGTGCCTGCCGATATGAATCGCATCGGTTATCTGCCGGAAGAGCGAGGATTGTATAAAAAAATGAAAGTAGGTGAACAAGCCGTATATTTAGCCCGTTTAAAAGGACTCAACCGCAATGAAGCCATCAAACAACTGAAAAGTTGGTTCGAAAAGTTCGAAATAGAAGAATGGTGGGATAAAAAAGTAGAAGAACTTTCCAAAGGGATGGCCCAAAAAGTACAGTTTATCACGACAGTCCTCCATAAACCGGAAATGCTTATTTTCGACGAACCGTTCAGCGGATTTGACCCGATCAACGTAGAACTTTTAAAACGGGAAATACTGGAATTGCGCAAAGAAGGAACCACCATCATTTTTTCTACCCACAATATGGCTTCCGTTGAGGAAATATGCAGCCACATTGCCCTCATCAACAAATCGAAAAAAATCATCGAAGGACCGATCAATGAAATCCGGGAAAAATATGCAAACGACACCTATGAATTGAGTTGTAAGTATAATCCTGACTTCCAGCCGGAACAATTCACCGGCGAAGAATTCGAAATCCTTTCGCAGAAAACAGAAGGCAACCGCCAGGACATCATCCTGCAACGGATAAAACCGTGTGAAGCCAATACATTACTGGCCCGCATTTTGCCCCATACGGATATTATCTCCTATCAGAAAATCATCCCGGGAATGAATGATATCTTTATCAAACTGGTAAAAGGCCAATAA
- a CDS encoding biotin/lipoyl-containing protein produces MATKYEKLQIDGVEYKTTFTQKWINRKAWTEPNPHLIEAYIPGTILQINVKEGQDVEGGDTLLILEAMKMDNKIIAPFTAKVKKIYVTKGDQVPKGTLMIELE; encoded by the coding sequence ATGGCTACAAAATACGAAAAATTACAAATCGACGGAGTTGAATACAAAACTACTTTTACGCAAAAGTGGATAAACCGGAAAGCCTGGACGGAACCCAATCCGCATCTGATTGAAGCTTACATTCCCGGGACAATTCTTCAAATCAACGTAAAAGAAGGTCAGGACGTCGAAGGAGGTGATACTTTACTGATTCTGGAAGCAATGAAAATGGACAACAAAATTATTGCTCCATTTACAGCCAAAGTAAAAAAAATCTATGTCACTAAAGGAGATCAGGTTCCCAAAGGAACATTAATGATCGAACTGGAATAA
- a CDS encoding CPBP family intramembrane glutamic endopeptidase encodes MFIEKAYTGKNNWFLYVVTILIVFIAIQLSGIPLAVYLFICNPEAAMQGNIGTITSTNTGLALSLLTFVGGFFALFFCAKFLHKKNYLDIVTARPKFDWGRLFFGAAVWAILTLISLAITILSSEDADIVFQFDPLNFFMLVLISILFLPFQTGFEEIMFRGYLMQGAALFFKSKWISFLFIAILFGLMHISNPEIKAFGVEVALPQYILMGLILGFIAIMDDGLELAIGLHLANNFMAAITFTSEASALQTHALFKDMNPTGSHLDAIIMFIAGVIFIGICNKKYKFLKDNIRPEESSL; translated from the coding sequence ATGTTCATCGAAAAAGCATACACCGGAAAAAACAATTGGTTCTTATACGTTGTTACGATACTCATCGTTTTTATTGCCATTCAACTGTCAGGCATCCCGTTAGCCGTTTACCTGTTCATTTGTAACCCGGAAGCTGCCATGCAAGGCAATATCGGAACCATAACATCCACGAATACAGGTTTGGCACTCAGTCTGCTCACTTTTGTCGGCGGATTCTTCGCTTTATTCTTCTGTGCAAAGTTTTTACATAAAAAAAATTACCTGGATATCGTTACCGCCCGTCCGAAATTCGACTGGGGAAGACTCTTTTTCGGAGCAGCCGTATGGGCCATACTGACCTTGATTTCTCTTGCAATCACGATATTATCTTCCGAAGATGCAGACATCGTCTTCCAGTTCGATCCTTTGAATTTCTTTATGCTGGTATTGATTTCCATCCTGTTTCTTCCTTTTCAGACAGGATTTGAGGAAATCATGTTCCGGGGCTACCTAATGCAGGGTGCCGCATTGTTCTTTAAATCCAAATGGATATCTTTCCTTTTTATCGCCATTCTTTTCGGCCTGATGCATATCAGTAATCCGGAAATAAAAGCATTCGGCGTAGAAGTTGCCCTTCCCCAATATATCCTCATGGGACTGATTTTAGGGTTTATCGCTATCATGGACGACGGTTTGGAACTGGCTATCGGACTCCACCTGGCCAATAATTTTATGGCAGCCATTACCTTCACATCAGAAGCCTCGGCTTTACAAACGCACGCCTTATTCAAAGACATGAACCCGACAGGCTCGCATCTCGATGCCATCATCATGTTCATTGCCGGAGTCATCTTTATCGGTATTTGCAACAAAAAATACAAATTTCTGAAAGACAACATCCGTCCGGAGGAATCCTCTTTATAA
- a CDS encoding NAD(P)H-dependent oxidoreductase has translation MHTSFKDKDGVRSKHLIILAHPDPESLSVAYKDEVVKLTQKAGSEAIVRDLYNIGFHPVLSGEDFAAFKEGKVPADIKLEQDYIRCADLITFIYPIWWAGMPAMMKGYIDRVFSRGFAYDIVGLGEIKKLLTGKRVVVLNNFGMTYDEYEQSGMLDALKRTSDTGIFEFCGMEVEAHHFFGRMDKASREECCGHVRMLGFLYEKFLPAR, from the coding sequence ATGCATACGAGTTTTAAAGATAAAGACGGAGTAAGGAGCAAACATTTGATTATTCTGGCACATCCGGATCCCGAATCTTTGAGTGTTGCTTATAAGGATGAGGTAGTAAAATTAACACAGAAAGCCGGTAGCGAGGCAATTGTCCGGGATTTGTATAATATCGGTTTCCATCCGGTATTGAGTGGGGAGGATTTTGCTGCATTCAAGGAGGGAAAAGTACCTGCAGATATTAAATTGGAGCAGGATTACATTCGTTGTGCAGATTTGATTACTTTTATTTATCCTATTTGGTGGGCAGGTATGCCTGCCATGATGAAAGGGTATATCGACCGGGTGTTCAGCCGCGGATTTGCTTATGATATTGTCGGTTTAGGGGAGATTAAAAAGTTATTGACCGGGAAAAGAGTTGTCGTTCTGAATAATTTTGGGATGACTTATGACGAATATGAGCAATCGGGTATGTTGGATGCTTTGAAAAGAACAAGTGACACCGGTATTTTTGAGTTTTGCGGAATGGAGGTTGAAGCGCATCATTTTTTCGGACGTATGGATAAAGCATCGCGGGAAGAATGCTGCGGTCATGTACGGATGTTGGGCTTTTTGTATGAGAAATTTTTACCGGCGCGTTGA
- a CDS encoding aminopeptidase C — protein sequence MKKITSLVLMLALALSVYAQDNKEAEGYKFTELKRLPATSVKSQDRAGTCWSWSTISFLETEMMRLGKDSVSLSPMFIVWHTYNEKADKYVRMHGKLNFGQGGASADVTWAIKNYGIVPLEVYKGLNYGEDVHVHGELDGILKAYLDVVVSNPNRKLSTAWKRGYDGVLDAYLGEIPEKFTYKGKEYTPMTFYKEATGLNMDDYISLTSFTHHPFYTQFALEVPDNWIGEMSYNIPLDELMDVLDKAIDKGYSFSWGSDVSERGFSRDGIAIVPTADIKDMSNAEITKWVALSKKEKDAQLYKFDKPGKEKEITQEMRQEAFDNYQTQDDHGMHVVGKAVDQAGNKYFVVKNSWGDYNKYHGYLYVSYPFLAYKTTSIMIHKDALPKDLKKKLGIK from the coding sequence ATGAAGAAAATCACATCATTGGTTTTAATGCTGGCTTTGGCTTTATCTGTTTATGCACAGGATAACAAAGAAGCCGAAGGTTACAAATTTACGGAACTCAAACGATTACCTGCAACTTCCGTAAAGTCTCAAGACAGAGCAGGTACCTGCTGGTCCTGGTCAACCATATCTTTTCTGGAAACTGAAATGATGCGTCTGGGGAAAGATTCTGTCAGCCTGTCCCCAATGTTTATCGTTTGGCATACGTACAATGAAAAAGCAGACAAATACGTTCGTATGCACGGTAAACTCAATTTCGGTCAGGGAGGTGCTTCTGCCGATGTAACCTGGGCCATTAAAAATTACGGTATTGTACCCCTGGAAGTATACAAAGGTTTGAACTACGGTGAAGACGTACATGTACACGGAGAGTTGGACGGCATTTTAAAAGCTTATCTGGATGTCGTCGTTTCCAATCCCAACCGTAAACTCAGCACTGCCTGGAAACGCGGATACGACGGAGTTCTGGATGCTTATCTGGGGGAAATTCCGGAAAAATTCACGTACAAAGGAAAAGAATATACACCTATGACTTTCTACAAAGAAGCCACGGGATTAAATATGGACGATTACATCAGTCTGACTTCCTTCACTCATCACCCTTTCTATACTCAATTTGCTCTGGAAGTTCCGGACAACTGGATCGGAGAAATGAGTTACAATATTCCGCTGGACGAATTGATGGATGTATTGGACAAGGCTATCGACAAAGGTTACAGTTTCTCCTGGGGTTCGGATGTTTCCGAGAGAGGATTCTCGCGTGATGGTATAGCAATCGTACCCACAGCAGATATCAAAGACATGAGTAATGCCGAAATTACAAAATGGGTCGCTCTTTCTAAAAAAGAAAAAGACGCACAATTGTATAAATTCGACAAACCGGGCAAAGAAAAAGAAATTACCCAGGAAATGCGCCAGGAAGCTTTCGACAATTACCAGACCCAGGACGATCACGGCATGCACGTTGTCGGAAAGGCTGTCGATCAAGCAGGTAACAAATATTTTGTCGTAAAAAATTCATGGGGAGATTATAATAAATACCACGGTTACTTATATGTATCTTATCCGTTCCTTGCATACAAAACCACGTCTATTATGATCCATAAGGATGCACTTCCTAAAGATCTGAAAAAGAAGTTGGGTATCAAATAA
- a CDS encoding ABC transporter ATP-binding protein has product MIRLENINKTYNNGAPLHVLKGIDLTIEKGEFVSIMGASGSGKSTLLNILGILDNYDTGEYYLNNILIKNLSETQSAEYRNKMIGFVFQSFNLISFKNALENVALPLYYQGISRKRRNMIAMEYLDKLGLKEWATHMPNELSGGQKQRVAIARALVGKPQVILADEPTGALDSKTSIEVMNILKDVNQTGMTMIIVTHAPDVAAMTHKIIHIKDGLIGSIETTESAPAEKILL; this is encoded by the coding sequence ATGATTCGTCTCGAGAATATCAACAAAACATACAACAACGGAGCTCCTTTACATGTATTGAAAGGAATTGATCTGACAATCGAAAAAGGGGAGTTTGTATCAATCATGGGAGCTTCAGGTTCCGGAAAATCAACATTATTGAATATATTAGGCATCCTGGATAACTACGACACAGGGGAATATTATCTCAATAACATACTGATCAAAAATTTAAGTGAAACTCAATCCGCCGAATACCGGAACAAAATGATCGGCTTCGTATTTCAGTCCTTCAATCTGATTTCATTCAAAAATGCGTTGGAAAATGTTGCCCTGCCACTTTACTACCAAGGCATATCCCGGAAACGCAGGAACATGATAGCTATGGAATACCTCGATAAACTGGGATTAAAAGAATGGGCCACACACATGCCTAACGAATTGTCGGGAGGACAAAAGCAACGGGTGGCTATAGCGCGGGCATTGGTAGGCAAACCTCAGGTAATCCTGGCGGATGAGCCGACAGGCGCCTTGGATAGCAAAACGTCAATCGAAGTAATGAACATCCTAAAAGACGTCAACCAAACCGGGATGACGATGATTATCGTTACTCACGCCCCTGACGTAGCTGCCATGACCCATAAGATCATTCACATCAAAGACGGATTGATCGGCTCCATTGAAACAACGGAAAGTGCCCCGGCGGAAAAAATCTTATTATAA
- a CDS encoding FprA family A-type flavoprotein, which produces MNQAVELKKGIYRIGVNDRRTHLFENYWPLPKGVAYNSYVIVDEKVVVVDTVERSRMDDYLESLETTLNGKKVDYLIVNHMEPDHSGAIKALLCHYPDMTIVGNCKTFPMLENFYGIHHNLLEVKEGSTLDLGSRKLQFYMAPMLHWPETMVTYLPSEHILFSGDIFGAFGTLDGGIFDDQLDLDYLEEEISRYYSNIVGKYGVPAQTALKKLGTLPIDMICATHGPIWRSHIKDIIAKYDKWSRYETEEGVVIAFSSMYGHTENMADMIGRFLAEKGIRKIRIHDTSKTHPSYLINDIFRYKGVILGSCSYNGGIFPTMETLLSELEHIGVKNHYLAFFANKTWSGGALPRFTQFADKMKWEIVAPHADASGHPKNQDVEDCKAIAYAMAEKLKA; this is translated from the coding sequence ATGAACCAAGCGGTAGAATTAAAGAAAGGGATATACCGGATCGGTGTAAATGACCGTAGGACTCATCTGTTTGAAAACTATTGGCCTTTACCCAAAGGAGTCGCTTACAATTCATACGTTATCGTAGATGAAAAAGTCGTTGTCGTAGATACGGTTGAAAGAAGCCGTATGGATGATTACCTGGAAAGCCTGGAAACGACATTAAACGGTAAAAAGGTAGATTACCTGATTGTGAACCATATGGAGCCGGATCACTCCGGAGCAATAAAAGCTTTATTATGCCACTATCCGGATATGACTATTGTAGGCAACTGCAAAACCTTCCCCATGCTGGAAAATTTTTACGGCATACACCATAACTTATTGGAAGTTAAAGAAGGAAGTACACTGGATCTGGGAAGCCGTAAACTGCAATTTTACATGGCTCCCATGCTTCATTGGCCTGAAACAATGGTTACCTATCTTCCCTCCGAACATATATTGTTCAGCGGAGATATATTCGGTGCATTCGGAACATTAGACGGAGGTATTTTCGACGATCAGCTCGACCTTGACTATCTGGAGGAAGAAATCAGCCGTTATTACTCGAACATTGTCGGTAAATACGGAGTTCCGGCACAAACGGCATTGAAAAAACTGGGTACCTTACCCATCGATATGATATGCGCCACACACGGGCCGATCTGGCGTTCCCATATAAAAGACATCATAGCCAAATATGATAAATGGAGCAGATATGAAACAGAGGAAGGTGTTGTTATTGCATTCAGCAGTATGTATGGACACACCGAGAACATGGCAGACATGATCGGACGTTTCCTGGCAGAAAAAGGTATCCGGAAAATCCGTATTCACGATACGTCAAAAACCCATCCGTCTTACCTGATCAATGATATTTTCCGGTACAAAGGAGTAATACTGGGAAGTTGCTCGTATAACGGCGGTATATTTCCCACGATGGAAACCTTATTAAGCGAACTGGAGCACATCGGTGTAAAGAATCACTATCTGGCCTTTTTTGCCAACAAAACCTGGTCAGGAGGAGCTCTTCCCCGTTTTACCCAATTCGCCGATAAAATGAAATGGGAAATCGTTGCTCCCCATGCCGACGCATCCGGCCATCCGAAAAATCAGGATGTCGAAGATTGTAAAGCCATCGCCTACGCTATGGCGGAAAAATTAAAAGCTTAA